From the genome of Colletotrichum destructivum chromosome 10, complete sequence, one region includes:
- a CDS encoding Putative mycotoxin biosynthesis protein UstYa, protein MKDLYQSLPDQDSSEELPTEFRDEWSFRSKLITALNAVFFAASCGILLISSTWLNDPVRLMKRVSPYSTNSFRSTLASLVLTMIITAGPILDDVPIKLETVEVKGTLFNDYKPPRIWRGPPSEEVDKAWDDMAKIEYFGVSGDALRKMGKDPKISVSIPEEWGVGPDKYLVEIDMQHQLHCLNAVRKYAYWDYYYGNSYKNVSMAPKRHQAHLEHCIDILLQALTCNPSLDLISHNWMKTQQNPYPDFNIKRQCVAHDPILKWQHENGITEQIMKFKNLPRPENFPEVEPEPSILLIGEDLGHHE, encoded by the exons ATGAAGGACCTTTACCAAAGTTTACCGGATCAAGACTCTTCAGAAGAGCTGCCAACTGAG TTCAGAGACGAATGGAGCTTCCGGTCAAAACTCATCACGGCTCTTAATGCCGTCTTTTTCGCCGCATCATGTGGAATCCTACTCATATCATCGACCTGGCTGAATGACCCCGTTCGCTTGATGAAGCGGGTTTCGCCCTACAGTACGAACTCGTTCCGCTCAACTCTCGCTTCGCTTGTACTGACTATGATCATCACCGCAGGCCCTATCCTAGACGATGTGCCCATCAAGCTGGAAACGGTGGAAGTAAAAGGAACGCTTTTCAACGACTACAAGCCACCACGCATATGGCGCGGGCCGCCAAGTGAGGAGGTTGACAAGGCCTGGGACGACATGGCCAAGATCGAGTACTTTGGCGTCAGTGGCGATGCTCTCAGAAAGATGGGCAAGGACCCCAAGATCTCCGTGTCCATACCGGAAGAATGGGGCGTCGGCCCCGACAAGTATctcgtcgagatcgacaTGCAGCATCAGCTACATTGCCTCAACGCCGTGCGCAAGTATGCCTATTGGGACTACTACTATGGCAACTCGTACAAGAACGT CTCCATGGCCCCGAAGAGGCACCAGGCACACTTGGAGCATTGCATAGACATCTTATTGCAGGCGCTCACTTGCAACCCGTCTCTTGACTTGATCTCGCACAACTGGATGAAGACGCAACAAAACCCTTATCCGGACTTCAACATCAAGAGGCAGTGCGTCGCTCACGATCCCATCTTGAAGTGGCAGCACGAGAATGGCATCACGGAGCAAATCATGAAGTTCAAAAACCTACCGAGGCCGGAAAACTTTCCAGAAGTCGAGCCAGAGCCTTCCATTTTGTTAATAGGCGAGGACTTGGGCCACCATGAATGA
- a CDS encoding Putative P-loop containing nucleoside triphosphate hydrolase, translated as MSSDSPRFADVRLLDEPSSTMSPEENDDIEAQMSHLSLGPDKQHMDEVLSSPLLTVPVVQSTPPPQFGLFGANRSGDAPPRASRLFYNVTCPSSVFICGSQGSGKSNTLACLLENCLIPSRLGKLPTPLTGIVFHYDSFVSDSGGLPCEAAFLASSKEVSVRVLCAPTNIRTVQGIYGRIPGVKVERLILSDRDLNTRRMLDLMAVGEGGMPLYLHVVTRILRDMRIDQQSTGSGFNYTTFKKHLDLADLTPAQRGPLSQRLDTLESFMTKGTVDKGKGNAAVGKPTVDWQAKSSQLTIVDLSCPCVTAEMACSLFNICLSLFLEQESPIGRVVAVDEAHKYMKESSESQALTAALLETIRLQRHLGVRVIISTQEPTVSTKLLDLCSMTVVHRFTSPDWLRTLRSHLAGVSSMSVTASGRGETEDVGSVVIEGKDPVLELFALIVGLHTGEALVFAPSAVIGLGEGRTGRPVAVQRLAHRSLRVQVRSRLTTDGGQTIMA; from the exons ATGTCCTCGGACTCACCCCGATTCGCCGACGTCCGTCTACTCGACGAACCCTCCAGCACCATGTCCCCGGAAGAAAACGACGACATCGAAGCCCAGATGAGCCATCTCAGCCTGGGCCCCGACAAGCAGCACATGGACGAGGTCTTGAGCAGCCCGCTCCTCACGGTCCCTGTCGTGCAATCCACGCCACCGCCCCAGTtcggcctcttcggcgcCAATAGGTCCGGAGATGCTCCGCCGCGGGCCTCCCGCCTCTTCTACAACGTCACATGCCCGTCCAGCGTCTTCATCTGCGGAAGCCAGGGCTCCGGGAAGAGCAACACGCTCGCGTGCCTCTTGGAGAACTGCCTCATCCCGAGCCGGCTGGGCAAGCTGCCGACGCCCCTCACGGGCATCGTCTTTCACTACGACAGCTTCGTATCCGACTCTGGCGGGCTTCCGTGCGAGGCCGCGTTCCTCGCGTCGAGCAAGGAGGTGTCGGTCAGGGTCCTCTGCGCCCCGACGAACATCCGCACCGTTCAG GGAATCTACGGCCGCATCCCTGGCGTCAAGGTTGAGCGTCTCATACTCAGCGACCGGGACCTCAACACTCGCCGCATGCTTGATCTCATGGCGGTTGGAGAAGGGGGGATGCCGCTTTACCTGCATGTGGTGACCCGGATTCTCAGAGACATGCGCATCGACCAGCAATCCACTGGATCCGGATTCAATTATACCACCTTCAAGAAGCACCTTGACTTGGCGGACTTGACCCCGGCGCAACGAGGCCCTCTGAGCCAGCGCCTCGACACCTTGGAGAGTTTCATGACCAAGGGCACGgtcgacaagggcaaggggaACGCCGCCGTTGGAAAACCCACTGTTGACTGGCAAGCAAAG TCTAGTCAGCTGACGATCGTGGACCTGTCGTGCCCTTGCGTCACGGCGGAGATGGCGTGCTCGCTGTTCAAcatctgcctctctctcttcctcgagcAGGAATCGCCCATCGGACGTGTCGTCGCGGTCGACGAAGCCCACAAGTACATGAAAGAGTCCAGCGAGAGCCAGGCCCTCACGGCCGCACTCCTCGAGACCATCCGCCTCCAGCGCCACCTCGGCGTGCGCGTCATCATATCGACCCAGGAGCCCACCGTCTCAACGAAGCTACTAGACCTCTGCTCCATGACGGTGGTCCACCGCTTCACATCCCCGGACTGGCTCCGCACGCTCCGCAGCCACCTGGCAGGGGTCTCCTCCATGTCCGTCACGGCGTCCGGGCGGGGAGAGACGGAAGACGTGGGCTCCGTGGTAATCGAGGGGAAAGACCCCGTTCTCGAGCTGTTCGCCTTGATCGTCGGCCTGCATACCGGAGAggccctcgtcttcgccccGAGCGCGGTCATCGGTCTTGGAGAGGGACGGACAGGCAGGCCGGTTGCGGTTCAGAGACTGGCTCATCGGTCGTTGCGGGTCCAGGTCCGGTCGAGACTGACTACAGATGGCGGCCAGACGATCATGGCGTAG